Proteins from a genomic interval of Collinsella sp. zg1085:
- the ligA gene encoding NAD-dependent DNA ligase LigA yields the protein MPDLFSSQTSTDLPLPSHDEAAARAAELRNLLDYHAYRYYQLDAPEISDAAFDQLLIELQQLESSYPDLITPESYTQRVGGYVAEQFSPVTHLERMYSMDDAMNIEELDEWLTRTEEALGAGSVTYTCELKIDGLGVALTYENGAFVRAATRGDGTTGEDVSLNIRTVRDVPMHLSESALAHMGAERSSRIELRGEVYMPKNSFARLNEAADAEGRTPFANPRNAAAGSLRQKDPKVTASRDLATFIYAAAQTAPLQVHSQHQLLSWLNSAGFSVNPRATTCSSPSEVHTFCTEALAHRADLNYDIDGVVVKVDSFVQQADLGFTARAPRWAIAFKFPPEEKETVLREIRIQVGRTGVLTPVAEFDPVSVAGSTIARATLHNEDEVHRKDVREGDTILVHKAGDVIPEVIGPVLSKRPNSTAPWTMPTVCPACGSPVVHEEGEVAHRCVSLDCPAQLKERLIHWVSRGCMDVDGLGDELVEKLIASGLLHDVSDFYRLTEADIAGIDTGRTYLKDDVRRGVHAGDSILVGKTIAAKVIAELVASKQQPLSRVLFALGIRHVGKNVGEQIARHYLSINALIQAQEDEIAQIDGIGPKIAQSIKQFLSVPENLQVLESLRQAGLTLEEDLSAATARMSAETGVSGELVDEQPLAGLTFVLTGTLERRNRDEAGAALKALGAKVTNSVSKKTNYLVAGPGAGSKLTKAESLGVAVLDEAALEHILETGEIPATA from the coding sequence ATGCCAGACCTTTTTTCCTCTCAAACAAGCACAGACCTCCCGCTTCCTTCTCATGACGAGGCAGCTGCACGAGCGGCTGAACTGCGCAATCTACTTGATTACCATGCCTATCGCTACTATCAGCTTGACGCACCGGAAATCTCGGATGCTGCTTTTGACCAGCTTCTTATTGAGCTCCAGCAACTGGAGTCTTCCTATCCCGATTTGATAACGCCTGAGAGCTATACCCAGCGCGTGGGCGGCTATGTTGCGGAGCAATTTAGCCCGGTCACACATCTGGAGCGCATGTATTCTATGGATGATGCTATGAACATAGAAGAGCTTGACGAGTGGCTGACGCGCACGGAAGAAGCGCTCGGTGCGGGTTCAGTGACGTATACCTGCGAGCTTAAGATTGATGGCTTGGGGGTTGCGCTGACCTATGAAAACGGTGCCTTTGTGCGTGCAGCCACACGTGGTGACGGCACAACAGGCGAAGATGTCTCGCTCAATATTCGTACAGTGCGCGATGTTCCCATGCATTTGAGCGAGTCGGCACTGGCACATATGGGCGCTGAGCGTTCTTCGCGCATTGAGCTACGCGGCGAGGTCTATATGCCAAAAAACAGTTTTGCGCGCTTGAATGAAGCAGCCGATGCCGAGGGTCGCACTCCCTTTGCTAATCCGCGCAATGCTGCTGCGGGCAGCTTGCGCCAGAAAGACCCCAAGGTCACAGCCTCGCGTGACCTCGCAACGTTTATATATGCGGCAGCTCAAACGGCGCCGCTTCAGGTGCACTCACAGCATCAGCTGCTTTCTTGGCTGAACTCGGCAGGGTTTTCGGTCAATCCTCGTGCTACAACATGCTCTTCGCCATCTGAGGTTCATACATTTTGTACTGAGGCGCTCGCGCATCGTGCTGACCTTAACTACGACATCGATGGTGTTGTTGTAAAGGTTGATAGTTTTGTTCAGCAAGCAGATTTAGGTTTTACGGCACGCGCTCCACGCTGGGCAATTGCCTTTAAGTTTCCGCCTGAGGAAAAAGAAACCGTGCTGCGCGAGATTCGCATCCAGGTGGGCCGTACGGGCGTGTTGACCCCGGTGGCAGAGTTTGACCCGGTGAGCGTTGCGGGCTCTACTATCGCCCGCGCAACCCTTCACAATGAAGATGAGGTGCATCGCAAGGACGTGCGTGAGGGCGATACGATTTTAGTCCATAAAGCCGGTGACGTAATCCCTGAGGTCATCGGCCCTGTGTTGTCCAAGCGCCCAAATTCGACCGCACCCTGGACTATGCCTACAGTGTGCCCAGCTTGCGGAAGCCCAGTTGTCCACGAAGAAGGAGAGGTAGCGCATCGCTGTGTGTCGCTGGATTGTCCGGCGCAGCTTAAGGAACGTTTGATTCACTGGGTAAGCAGGGGATGCATGGATGTCGATGGCCTAGGCGATGAACTGGTCGAGAAACTTATCGCTTCAGGGCTCTTACACGATGTTTCAGATTTTTATCGCCTCACGGAGGCGGATATTGCGGGCATAGACACGGGTCGAACCTATCTCAAAGATGATGTTCGTCGTGGCGTACATGCAGGCGACTCTATCTTGGTGGGAAAGACTATTGCAGCTAAGGTTATTGCCGAGCTTGTGGCTTCCAAACAGCAGCCGCTTAGCCGTGTTTTATTTGCATTGGGAATTAGGCATGTGGGCAAAAATGTGGGCGAGCAGATTGCGCGGCATTATTTGAGTATCAATGCACTTATTCAGGCTCAAGAAGATGAGATTGCACAAATTGATGGTATTGGTCCAAAAATTGCTCAAAGCATCAAGCAGTTCTTGTCGGTACCTGAGAATTTACAGGTACTTGAGAGCTTGCGCCAGGCTGGACTTACGCTTGAAGAGGATTTGAGCGCCGCAACAGCACGCATGAGTGCTGAGACGGGTGTTTCGGGTGAACTGGTAGATGAACAGCCATTGGCTGGGCTTACGTTTGTGTTAACAGGAACACTTGAGCGGCGCAATCGTGACGAGGCGGGTGCCGCGCTGAAGGCTTTGGGTGCGAAAGTTACTAATTCGGTGTCGAAAAAGACGAATTATCTCGTTGCTGGGCCGGGAGCGGGTTCTAAGCTCACAAAGGCGGAGAGCTTAGGAGTTGCAGTGCTTGATGAGGCAGCACTTGAGCACATTTTAGAAACAGGGGAAATACCAGCAACGGCATAG
- the yihA gene encoding ribosome biogenesis GTP-binding protein YihA/YsxC, with amino-acid sequence MSQINYQLAHFVASYGKVSQIPASTCPEVSFVGRSNVGKSSIMNKIFGRRGLVKVSSTPGKTANVNFFEADGVHFVDLPGYGYAQRSKSERERWGELIGEFFELERSFNLVVSLIDIRHDPSQLDLQMISYLQDAELPFVIALTKADKLSRGRAAQQRAHIARLLGVDNKSLLITSSSDGTGIDELKRIIEAHCLDES; translated from the coding sequence ATGTCTCAGATTAACTACCAGCTTGCCCACTTTGTTGCAAGCTACGGCAAGGTATCACAAATTCCTGCGTCTACCTGCCCTGAAGTAAGTTTTGTTGGCCGCTCCAACGTAGGCAAATCAAGCATCATGAACAAGATTTTTGGCAGGCGAGGCTTGGTAAAAGTCTCAAGTACGCCAGGCAAAACCGCCAATGTAAATTTCTTTGAGGCTGACGGGGTTCATTTTGTTGATCTCCCCGGATACGGCTATGCCCAGCGCTCAAAGAGTGAGCGGGAGCGTTGGGGCGAGTTGATTGGTGAGTTTTTTGAGCTAGAGCGCAGCTTTAACCTAGTTGTGTCACTCATTGATATTCGCCACGATCCCTCTCAACTCGACTTGCAGATGATTAGCTATTTGCAAGATGCCGAGTTGCCTTTTGTGATTGCGCTTACCAAGGCTGACAAGCTTAGTCGGGGACGCGCGGCGCAACAACGTGCACATATCGCACGTTTACTTGGCGTGGACAACAAAAGCCTGCTTATCACATCATCAAGTGACGGAACAGGCATAGACGAGCTCAAACGCATCATTGAAGCGCATTGTCTTGATGAGAGCTAA
- a CDS encoding 5'-methylthioadenosine/S-adenosylhomocysteine nucleosidase, protein MPLCIAVLGALEKEVAHLFETLPGAERIACAGLNVAIGTYRQASLVATVAGMGTVNAAAAAQHLISQYQPQYLIFSGIAGGLNPALHIDDIVIGEQLRYTDTDTPLLAESHPHLEEFSSTPALVDIAETLLLKRGYIHVESQGLTVSQTTNAPLQVDTPFQANISFQTDTPPHKETSPGASTQEPQKRYCRGVIATGNRFVSGAKMREKVIAATHADCAEMEGAAIAHVAAKNNVDCLVLRAISDNCDEEYDALSSRQFDLARYARTASELILELIDCIIEQASGHSVEQDAQLSSQHLSEKFGDGSAACPTK, encoded by the coding sequence ATGCCTCTGTGTATTGCCGTTTTAGGTGCGCTCGAAAAGGAAGTTGCCCATCTTTTTGAAACTCTGCCCGGAGCAGAGCGTATTGCGTGCGCCGGCTTAAATGTTGCAATAGGAACGTATCGACAAGCATCGCTTGTTGCAACGGTTGCGGGCATGGGAACTGTCAACGCCGCTGCTGCAGCGCAGCATCTCATCAGCCAATATCAACCGCAGTACCTCATTTTTTCAGGCATTGCTGGCGGACTTAATCCGGCGCTTCACATTGATGACATTGTGATTGGCGAGCAACTTCGCTATACCGATACCGATACGCCCCTGCTTGCCGAATCACACCCCCACCTTGAAGAGTTTTCAAGCACGCCAGCACTTGTAGACATCGCCGAAACACTTCTTCTTAAACGTGGCTATATACATGTTGAAAGCCAAGGTTTAACGGTCAGCCAGACAACAAATGCACCACTTCAAGTAGATACGCCGTTTCAAGCAAATATATCGTTTCAAACAGATACACCACCTCATAAAGAAACCTCTCCAGGAGCGTCTACTCAAGAACCGCAGAAGCGCTATTGCCGCGGAGTTATTGCTACAGGCAACCGTTTTGTTTCAGGAGCGAAAATGCGTGAGAAGGTTATTGCCGCCACTCATGCCGATTGTGCCGAAATGGAAGGTGCAGCAATTGCCCATGTCGCTGCTAAAAACAACGTAGATTGTCTCGTGCTGCGCGCCATTTCTGATAACTGCGACGAGGAATATGATGCCCTGAGTAGTCGGCAATTTGACCTTGCGCGATATGCACGCACAGCAAGTGAGCTAATACTTGAGCTCATCGACTGCATTATCGAGCAGGCTAGTGGGCACTCAGTTGAACAGGATGCTCAACTGTCAAGCCAGCACCTGTCCGAAAAGTTTGGTGATGGCTCTGCTGCGTGCCCAACCAAATAA
- the thrB gene encoding homoserine kinase yields the protein MIRITVPATSANVGVGYDTLGLALTLFAHFDIEAAEELTISGCPAAYQGPDNLVYSSMCTAWKTWGVAQQGARIHIASEVPFARGLGSSSTCVVAGVLGAAALAGLKLSAAELLRVATLIEGHPDNVAPALLGSLVCSFTGADGTVQSLSYTVHPDLNFVAMIPSYEVKTEDARRVVPQEIALATGVAQIGRAAGMIRGLETGDEALLRAANHDLLHEPYRQALIPEYSAVRDICQQTNMATLWISGSGPSLLAVSRNKLVAQGCASAVRDTFPAFAVHVLGCDTKGARVETIDGVHVGSECAGAANSTTI from the coding sequence ATGATTCGTATTACCGTGCCCGCCACCTCTGCAAATGTCGGTGTAGGCTACGATACGCTAGGGCTTGCCTTAACACTCTTTGCACACTTTGATATTGAAGCAGCAGAAGAACTCACCATTAGTGGCTGTCCAGCTGCATACCAAGGACCTGATAATCTGGTATATAGCTCAATGTGCACAGCCTGGAAAACCTGGGGGGTTGCTCAACAGGGCGCGCGTATTCACATTGCTAGCGAAGTTCCTTTTGCGAGAGGCCTTGGCTCAAGCTCTACCTGTGTAGTTGCAGGCGTTCTTGGCGCGGCTGCTCTAGCTGGGCTCAAGCTTAGCGCTGCTGAGCTGCTGCGTGTAGCAACGCTCATTGAAGGGCACCCCGATAATGTTGCACCTGCGCTGTTAGGCTCCCTTGTCTGCTCGTTTACCGGCGCAGATGGTACTGTTCAGAGCCTTAGCTATACCGTTCATCCTGATTTGAACTTTGTCGCAATGATTCCGTCCTATGAAGTTAAGACCGAGGACGCAAGGCGCGTTGTCCCGCAAGAGATTGCACTTGCCACTGGTGTGGCGCAGATTGGACGCGCGGCGGGCATGATACGTGGTCTTGAAACCGGCGACGAAGCGCTGCTCAGAGCAGCAAACCACGACCTCTTACATGAACCCTACCGGCAGGCGCTTATCCCCGAATATAGCGCGGTGCGCGATATTTGCCAGCAAACTAACATGGCAACCCTATGGATTTCTGGGTCAGGTCCAAGCTTGCTTGCCGTTTCGCGCAACAAGCTCGTTGCACAGGGCTGCGCGTCTGCCGTGCGCGATACGTTTCCAGCCTTTGCGGTACATGTACTTGGCTGCGATACAAAGGGTGCTCGCGTTGAGACAATTGATGGCGTACACGTTGGTAGCGAATGCGCTGGCGCTGCGAATAGCACGACGATTTAG
- the thrC gene encoding threonine synthase: MGTYHSTRARNNNKTARVAIRQGLASDGGLFVSDDLGLTNIDVNTIAAKSYHELAHEIMAMLLPDFTADEIAQCVDEAYGSSFAHTEITPLVALPCAPDSSTDVPSFVLELFHGPTSAFKDVALQMLPRLMARTGAAAENKTNNGTVGTTATSSELDTEAEAVDEAVAAAKATDERVLIVTATSGDTGKAALAGFADAPGVGIVVFYPEGKVSRVQELQMTTQTGSNVTVCAVRGNFDDAQTAVKHIFANAELKERLAAQNVVLSSANSINVGRLVPQVVYYFSAYAQLIRQGSIMPGELVEFCVPTGNFGDILAGYYAQCLGLPVAKLLVASDKNNVLFDFLETGVYNRLRPFYTTSSPSMDILVSSNLERMLYYFAQGNTELVSSFMDKLANQGSYTIPADMLARIRTVFDGSWANEEQVNAAIQSCWERNHYLIDPHTACGYHVLGEIAPTPNTAARVLLSTASPYKFPRVVADALGLETPADDFDCMSALEAATNTQAPAQLATLREQRVLHTSVADIDELPRVVEQAATMLT; this comes from the coding sequence ATGGGCACCTATCATAGTACACGTGCGCGGAACAACAATAAGACAGCGCGCGTAGCCATTCGACAAGGTCTTGCATCAGACGGTGGACTCTTTGTCTCAGATGACCTGGGATTAACAAACATCGACGTAAACACTATTGCAGCAAAGTCGTATCACGAGCTTGCACATGAGATAATGGCAATGTTACTACCTGATTTCACGGCGGATGAAATTGCTCAGTGTGTAGATGAGGCATACGGCTCAAGCTTTGCCCATACCGAAATTACTCCACTCGTAGCGCTGCCCTGTGCTCCAGATAGCTCAACCGATGTCCCCAGCTTTGTCCTTGAACTTTTCCATGGACCCACGAGCGCTTTTAAGGATGTAGCTCTGCAAATGCTGCCACGGCTCATGGCACGTACAGGTGCTGCTGCTGAAAACAAGACAAATAACGGTACTGTTGGCACAACTGCAACGAGCTCTGAGCTAGATACCGAGGCCGAGGCTGTGGATGAAGCCGTAGCCGCCGCCAAAGCTACCGACGAGCGCGTCCTCATTGTCACGGCCACCTCAGGTGATACCGGCAAAGCCGCGCTCGCTGGTTTTGCCGATGCTCCAGGTGTTGGTATCGTTGTCTTTTATCCAGAAGGAAAGGTCAGCCGCGTACAAGAGTTGCAAATGACCACACAAACCGGCTCAAACGTTACCGTCTGTGCAGTGCGCGGAAACTTTGATGATGCTCAAACGGCGGTTAAACATATCTTTGCTAACGCCGAGCTTAAAGAGCGGCTTGCAGCACAGAACGTCGTACTTTCAAGTGCCAACTCTATCAACGTTGGCCGCTTAGTTCCGCAGGTTGTCTACTATTTTTCTGCTTACGCACAACTTATTCGACAAGGTAGCATAATGCCGGGCGAACTCGTTGAGTTTTGTGTCCCTACCGGTAATTTTGGCGATATTTTAGCCGGCTACTACGCTCAGTGCTTAGGACTTCCGGTTGCCAAGCTCTTGGTAGCAAGCGATAAAAACAACGTACTCTTTGACTTCCTTGAAACCGGCGTTTACAACCGCCTGCGCCCGTTCTACACCACCAGCTCACCCAGTATGGACATCCTTGTATCATCTAATCTCGAACGCATGCTGTACTACTTTGCACAAGGCAATACGGAGCTGGTCTCCTCTTTTATGGATAAGCTTGCTAATCAGGGAAGCTATACCATTCCCGCTGACATGCTTGCCCGTATTCGCACGGTTTTTGATGGTAGCTGGGCTAACGAGGAGCAGGTAAACGCGGCTATTCAGAGCTGCTGGGAGCGCAATCACTATCTCATTGACCCACATACGGCATGTGGCTATCACGTACTAGGCGAAATCGCACCAACACCTAACACAGCAGCACGCGTTTTGCTTTCAACGGCAAGCCCATACAAGTTCCCCCGCGTTGTGGCTGATGCCTTAGGTCTTGAAACACCTGCAGATGACTTTGATTGCATGAGCGCACTTGAAGCTGCAACAAACACCCAAGCACCCGCCCAACTCGCCACGCTGCGTGAGCAACGCGTTTTGCACACGAGCGTTGCCGACATTGACGAGTTGCCCCGTGTTGTTGAACAAGCTGCGACAATGCTTACCTAG
- a CDS encoding aspartate kinase, translated as MIKIAKFGGSSVADAEQFKKIRAIVSSDTDRRFVVVSACGRRGKGDSKVTDLLYLVSAHLNYQVSCDDLLADIESRYVSIAEELGLSYPIHQEFAAFAKDARAGRLSTECLVSRGEYFTARLMAEYLELPFLDAAEVICFHHDGTLNWELTETKIRERAPQGGFVLPGFYGATRDGQIKLLDRGGGDISGAILAKCLHADLYENWTDVSGFLSADPRIVDNPDSIGRITYSEMRELSYMGASVLHEEAIFPVREADIPIVIKNTNRPNDPGTVIRESAGASDTEPIITGITGKRDFVAVHVMKSHMCDEVGVLRQTLSVFERYRVSVEHIPTGIDSFAVVVQGKDVKDSLWSIVADIKRDVQPDEIKVSDKLALISTVGRNMVGRPGVSGSLFAALGQEGISIRMIAQGSEEINIIVGVHDDDFGRAIRAIYSAFSDGSHILELHELKR; from the coding sequence ATGATTAAAATTGCTAAGTTTGGCGGATCATCCGTTGCCGACGCCGAGCAATTCAAAAAGATTCGCGCGATTGTCTCTTCCGATACAGACCGTCGCTTTGTGGTAGTCTCGGCTTGTGGACGCCGCGGAAAAGGCGATTCTAAGGTGACCGACCTGTTGTATCTGGTGAGCGCGCATCTTAACTACCAGGTATCCTGCGATGATTTGCTTGCGGATATCGAGAGCCGTTATGTATCAATTGCAGAGGAGTTGGGGTTGAGCTACCCCATTCATCAGGAGTTTGCGGCCTTTGCCAAGGACGCTCGCGCCGGTCGCTTAAGTACCGAGTGTTTAGTTTCTCGTGGCGAATACTTTACTGCACGACTCATGGCAGAGTACCTTGAGCTGCCTTTCTTAGATGCTGCTGAGGTGATTTGCTTTCATCATGACGGCACGCTTAACTGGGAGCTTACTGAGACAAAGATTCGCGAGCGCGCGCCTCAGGGCGGCTTTGTGCTGCCAGGCTTTTACGGCGCTACGCGCGATGGCCAGATTAAGCTGCTCGACCGCGGCGGCGGTGATATTTCGGGTGCTATTTTGGCAAAGTGTCTACATGCTGATTTGTATGAGAACTGGACCGACGTTTCGGGTTTTCTGTCTGCTGACCCACGCATCGTTGATAACCCTGATTCCATCGGGCGCATCACCTATTCTGAGATGCGGGAACTCTCATACATGGGCGCGTCTGTGCTGCATGAGGAGGCAATCTTTCCGGTTCGCGAGGCTGATATTCCTATCGTAATTAAAAATACTAATCGACCCAATGACCCTGGTACGGTGATTCGTGAGTCCGCAGGCGCCTCAGACACGGAGCCTATCATTACCGGTATTACTGGCAAGCGTGACTTTGTGGCAGTGCATGTTATGAAGAGCCATATGTGTGATGAGGTGGGCGTGCTGCGGCAAACCTTGTCGGTTTTTGAGCGGTATCGGGTGAGTGTAGAGCATATCCCCACCGGCATTGATTCATTTGCGGTGGTTGTACAGGGCAAAGATGTTAAAGACAGCCTTTGGTCTATTGTTGCCGATATCAAGCGCGACGTGCAGCCCGACGAGATAAAGGTATCAGACAAGCTAGCACTTATTTCAACAGTTGGACGTAATATGGTGGGTCGTCCTGGTGTGTCTGGCAGCTTGTTTGCCGCGCTTGGACAAGAGGGCATTTCAATTCGAATGATTGCTCAAGGCTCAGAGGAAATTAACATTATTGTTGGCGTGCATGATGATGATTTTGGTCGTGCAATTAGGGCTATTTACAGTGCATTCTCAGACGGAAGTCATATTTTAGAGTTACATGAGCTGAAGCGCTAG
- a CDS encoding aspartate-semialdehyde dehydrogenase codes for MAERITLAILGATGAVGTQMLRCLEEQDVPVGTLKLLASARSAGEELVFRGQTVRIEEARPEAFEGCDVVLGAVEDDLAKALLPEAVKRGAVVVDNSHAFRLNDSVPLVVPEINGADISWHEGIISNPNCATIIGLVPTWPLHQLGRVTRMVVSTYQAASGAGVAGMKALEAELAALGTGTELPRPHAFVAQLANNLIPQIGGESEAGYTSEELKLLYEGRKIMHEPDLRVSCTCVRVPVLRSHCESITLEFERPVSLEDARAALAAAPGVKLVDDLDAADAHNRFPMPLDTSNQDLIWVGRLRRDLSNPDLERGLSFWCAGDQIRKGAATNAVQIVKLLCEQGLVVRA; via the coding sequence ATGGCTGAGCGGATTACCTTAGCAATTCTGGGTGCAACAGGAGCAGTGGGTACACAGATGCTGCGCTGCCTTGAAGAGCAAGATGTACCCGTAGGAACTCTCAAATTGCTGGCGAGTGCCCGCAGTGCTGGCGAAGAGCTCGTATTTCGGGGTCAAACGGTGCGTATCGAAGAGGCACGTCCTGAGGCGTTTGAGGGCTGCGATGTTGTTTTAGGTGCGGTGGAAGATGACCTTGCAAAGGCCTTGCTGCCTGAGGCAGTCAAGCGCGGTGCTGTGGTGGTTGATAACTCGCATGCATTTCGCTTAAACGATAGTGTGCCGCTTGTGGTTCCCGAGATTAACGGTGCTGATATTAGCTGGCATGAAGGCATCATCTCTAATCCAAACTGTGCAACTATTATTGGCTTGGTGCCCACATGGCCTCTGCATCAGTTAGGTCGCGTAACACGCATGGTAGTATCCACCTATCAGGCGGCAAGTGGTGCAGGTGTTGCGGGTATGAAGGCGCTTGAGGCAGAGCTGGCGGCACTGGGAACGGGCACTGAGCTTCCGCGTCCTCATGCTTTTGTGGCGCAGTTGGCAAATAATCTAATCCCACAGATTGGTGGCGAATCCGAGGCGGGTTACACATCCGAAGAGCTCAAGCTGCTCTATGAGGGTCGCAAGATTATGCATGAGCCAGATTTGCGCGTGAGCTGTACTTGCGTGCGTGTGCCGGTGCTTCGTTCGCATTGTGAGAGTATTACGCTTGAGTTTGAGCGTCCTGTTTCGCTTGAAGATGCGCGTGCAGCTCTTGCAGCAGCTCCGGGCGTGAAGCTTGTTGATGACCTCGATGCAGCAGATGCGCACAATCGTTTTCCTATGCCGCTTGATACCAGTAATCAAGACCTTATTTGGGTGGGTCGCCTACGACGTGATTTGTCTAACCCAGACTTAGAGCGCGGCTTGAGTTTTTGGTGCGCAGGCGACCAGATTCGCAAAGGTGCAGCAACTAATGCTGTGCAGATTGTTAAGCTGCTGTGTGAGCAGGGTTTGGTGGTACGAGCGTAG
- the msrB gene encoding peptide-methionine (R)-S-oxide reductase MsrB, with amino-acid sequence MGIASTSIHKEIYLAGGCFWGTEAFLKRLPGVISTEVGYANGDPLIKSPSYRAVCTGTTGYAETVHLIYDPREISLALIIQAYLCSIDPTSVNRQGGDLGPQYRTGIFWTDEQDKAVIEAQMYQLQRQLDIKHKGKVAIEVQPLHAFWPAEDYHQDYLDVNPGGYCHVNLNGAEAFVQAHAQDFAILAQNYNKPDEETLKANLDDLAFEVTQHAYTERPFSSPLDHEFKPGIYVDRTTGEPLFSSTDKFDSGCGWPAFSKPIATSVIQEYGDPSLPGRFRTEVKSARGNAHLGHVFHDGPTELGGERYCINGAALEFIPLADMDARGYGYLKSLVERQ; translated from the coding sequence ATGGGTATCGCATCGACATCAATACACAAAGAGATTTACCTAGCAGGCGGCTGTTTTTGGGGCACCGAGGCCTTTCTTAAACGATTGCCTGGTGTTATATCAACCGAAGTGGGCTACGCCAACGGCGACCCGCTCATCAAATCCCCCAGCTACCGCGCAGTCTGCACCGGAACTACCGGCTACGCTGAGACAGTGCACCTCATCTACGACCCGCGCGAAATTTCGCTTGCCCTTATCATTCAGGCCTATTTATGCTCTATCGACCCAACGAGCGTCAACCGCCAAGGTGGCGATTTAGGTCCACAGTATCGCACGGGCATATTTTGGACAGACGAGCAGGATAAAGCCGTTATCGAAGCACAGATGTATCAACTGCAGCGCCAGCTTGACATCAAACATAAAGGAAAAGTTGCCATTGAAGTTCAGCCGCTTCACGCGTTTTGGCCAGCTGAAGACTACCACCAAGATTACCTCGATGTTAATCCCGGTGGCTACTGCCATGTCAATCTGAATGGAGCTGAGGCTTTTGTACAAGCGCACGCCCAGGACTTTGCAATTCTTGCGCAAAACTATAACAAGCCCGACGAAGAGACCCTCAAGGCAAACCTTGATGACTTGGCTTTTGAGGTAACCCAGCACGCCTATACCGAGCGACCCTTCTCGAGTCCTTTAGACCACGAGTTCAAGCCCGGTATTTACGTTGACCGCACCACGGGCGAGCCCTTGTTTTCAAGCACGGATAAGTTTGACTCAGGCTGCGGCTGGCCAGCCTTCTCAAAGCCCATTGCTACTAGCGTTATTCAAGAATATGGCGACCCCAGCTTACCAGGTCGTTTTAGAACAGAGGTTAAAAGCGCCCGCGGCAATGCGCATCTTGGACACGTCTTTCATGATGGACCCACTGAGCTAGGCGGTGAGCGCTACTGCATCAATGGAGCAGCGCTTGAGTTTATTCCGCTCGCCGACATGGATGCGCGTGGATATGGCTATCTCAAATCACTTGTTGAGCGTCAATAA
- a CDS encoding ABC transporter ATP-binding protein has translation MAYIEFKQVHKVYGSGEAEVRALDGASFSVERGELAVVLGASGAGKTTALNILGGMDIATSGTVCVDGRDISVAREQDLVEYRRSDVGFVFQFYNLVPNLSALENVELAAQICPNSLDPVATLAAVGLENRMANFPGQLSGGEQQRVSIARALAKNPKLLLCDEPTGALDYQTGKQVLSLLQKTAREKHLTVIIITHNSALAPMADRLIRFKSGRVVCEEINTHPTPIEEIEW, from the coding sequence ATGGCCTATATCGAGTTCAAACAGGTTCATAAGGTGTATGGCAGCGGCGAAGCTGAGGTGCGTGCGCTTGATGGTGCAAGCTTTTCGGTTGAGCGCGGTGAGTTAGCAGTTGTGTTAGGTGCATCAGGTGCCGGTAAAACTACCGCGCTGAACATTTTAGGCGGTATGGATATAGCAACATCGGGAACTGTATGTGTGGATGGACGTGATATTTCTGTAGCTCGTGAGCAGGATTTGGTAGAATATCGCCGCTCAGATGTTGGTTTTGTATTTCAGTTTTACAATCTTGTTCCTAATTTAAGCGCACTTGAAAATGTCGAGTTAGCAGCTCAAATTTGTCCTAATTCACTTGACCCAGTGGCAACGCTTGCAGCGGTGGGGCTTGAAAATCGTATGGCAAATTTTCCGGGTCAGCTTTCGGGTGGAGAACAACAGCGCGTTTCAATTGCGCGTGCTCTGGCAAAAAATCCTAAGCTGCTTCTGTGCGACGAGCCAACCGGCGCGCTTGACTATCAAACGGGCAAACAGGTGCTCTCGCTGCTTCAAAAAACCGCACGTGAGAAGCACTTAACAGTAATTATCATTACCCATAATTCGGCCTTAGCACCTATGGCAGACCGCCTGATTCGGTTCAAAAGTGGGCGTGTTGTATGTGAAGAAATCAATACACACCCAACTCCCATTGAAGAAATTGAGTGGTAG